Proteins encoded in a region of the Panicum hallii strain FIL2 chromosome 3, PHallii_v3.1, whole genome shotgun sequence genome:
- the LOC112883866 gene encoding protein YABBY 6-like isoform X2 yields MSAQIAPAADHVCYVHCNFCNTVLAVSVPGNSMLNIVTVRCGHCTNLLSVNLRALMHSLPEQQDQLQENIKAHGINGSHLEFGSSSSKFRLPMMYSPQNEHHLLQEQTLNARPPEKRQRVPSAYNRFIKEEIRRIKANNPDISHREAFSTAAKNWAHYPNIHFGLSPGREGGKKLVDEAVSASPAPKKIQGLY; encoded by the exons ATGTCGGCCCAGATCGCGCCAGCGGCGGATCATGTGTGCTATGTGCACTGCAACTTCTGCAACACAGTTCTCGCG GTGAGTGTCCCAGGGAATAGCATGCTCAACATCGTGACAGTCCGGTGTGGACACTGCACAAATCTATTGTCAGTGAACCTGAGAGCACTGATGCACTCCCTCCCAGAGCAACAAGATCAGCTTCAG GAGAACATCAAGGCCCATGGCATCAATGGCAGTCATTTGGAGTTTGGTTCTTCGTCCTCGAAGTTCCGACTACCTATGATGTACTCGCCACAAAACGAACACCACCTGCTGCAGGAACAGACGCTAAATGCTCGTC CTCCAGAGAAGAGGCAACGGGTTCCATCGGCGTATAACAGATTCATCAA GGAAGAGATCCGCAGGATAAAAGCAAACAACCCTGACATTAGCCACAGGGAAGCCTTCAGCACAGCAGCCAAGAAC TGGGCACATTATCCAAATATCCATTTCGGGCTAAGCCCCGGACGGGAGGGTGGCAAGAAGCTCGTCGATGAGGCTGTCTCAGCCTCTCCGGCGCCTAAGAAGATCCAAGGTCTCTACTGA
- the LOC112883866 gene encoding protein YABBY 6-like isoform X1: MSAQIAPAADHVCYVHCNFCNTVLAVSVPGNSMLNIVTVRCGHCTNLLSVNLRALMHSLPEQQDQLQLFDSQENIKAHGINGSHLEFGSSSSKFRLPMMYSPQNEHHLLQEQTLNARPPEKRQRVPSAYNRFIKEEIRRIKANNPDISHREAFSTAAKNWAHYPNIHFGLSPGREGGKKLVDEAVSASPAPKKIQGLY, encoded by the exons ATGTCGGCCCAGATCGCGCCAGCGGCGGATCATGTGTGCTATGTGCACTGCAACTTCTGCAACACAGTTCTCGCG GTGAGTGTCCCAGGGAATAGCATGCTCAACATCGTGACAGTCCGGTGTGGACACTGCACAAATCTATTGTCAGTGAACCTGAGAGCACTGATGCACTCCCTCCCAGAGCAACAAGATCAGCTTCAG TTGTTCGATTCCCAGGAGAACATCAAGGCCCATGGCATCAATGGCAGTCATTTGGAGTTTGGTTCTTCGTCCTCGAAGTTCCGACTACCTATGATGTACTCGCCACAAAACGAACACCACCTGCTGCAGGAACAGACGCTAAATGCTCGTC CTCCAGAGAAGAGGCAACGGGTTCCATCGGCGTATAACAGATTCATCAA GGAAGAGATCCGCAGGATAAAAGCAAACAACCCTGACATTAGCCACAGGGAAGCCTTCAGCACAGCAGCCAAGAAC TGGGCACATTATCCAAATATCCATTTCGGGCTAAGCCCCGGACGGGAGGGTGGCAAGAAGCTCGTCGATGAGGCTGTCTCAGCCTCTCCGGCGCCTAAGAAGATCCAAGGTCTCTACTGA